In one Streptomyces marincola genomic region, the following are encoded:
- the cydB gene encoding cytochrome d ubiquinol oxidase subunit II, whose protein sequence is MDLPDVWFVLIAVLWTGYFFLEGFDFGVGILTGTLARNRPERRVLINTIGPVWDGNEVWLITAGGATFAAFPEWYATLFSGFYLPLLLILVCLIVRGVAFEYRHKRPEERWQRNWEHAIFWTSLLTAFLWGVAFANIVRGVPIGSGHEYTGTVFDLLGPHALLGGAATVLLFTFHGAVFTALKTVGDIRLRARRVATGTGVAAGALGAAFLLWTQADHGNVRSLAALAVAGGALLAALAANGRGREGWAFIWSGVVVVAAVAMIFLALFPEVMPSSTAPEWSLTVDNAASSPYTLRIMTWCAALATPVVLLYQGWTYWVFRKRIGTQHIAGQADAPAAAS, encoded by the coding sequence ATGGACCTCCCGGACGTCTGGTTCGTCCTCATCGCCGTGCTGTGGACGGGCTATTTCTTCCTCGAAGGCTTCGACTTCGGCGTCGGCATCCTGACCGGCACCCTGGCCAGGAACCGCCCCGAACGCCGGGTGCTGATCAACACGATCGGCCCCGTGTGGGACGGCAACGAAGTCTGGCTGATCACCGCGGGCGGCGCGACGTTCGCCGCCTTCCCCGAGTGGTACGCCACCCTGTTCTCCGGCTTCTACCTGCCCCTGCTGCTGATCCTCGTGTGCCTGATCGTGCGCGGCGTCGCGTTCGAGTACCGGCACAAGCGGCCGGAGGAGCGCTGGCAGCGCAACTGGGAGCACGCCATCTTCTGGACGTCGCTGCTGACGGCGTTCCTGTGGGGCGTGGCCTTCGCCAACATCGTGCGCGGCGTGCCCATCGGCTCCGGCCACGAGTACACCGGGACCGTGTTCGACCTGCTCGGCCCGCACGCGCTGCTCGGCGGCGCGGCCACCGTCCTGCTCTTCACCTTCCACGGCGCGGTCTTCACCGCGCTCAAGACCGTCGGCGACATCCGGCTGCGGGCCCGCCGCGTCGCGACGGGCACCGGCGTCGCGGCCGGTGCGCTCGGCGCCGCGTTCCTGCTGTGGACGCAGGCCGACCACGGCAACGTGCGCAGCCTCGCCGCCCTGGCCGTCGCGGGCGGCGCGCTGCTCGCCGCGCTCGCGGCCAACGGCCGGGGCCGCGAGGGCTGGGCGTTCATCTGGTCGGGGGTCGTGGTGGTCGCCGCGGTCGCCATGATCTTCCTGGCGCTCTTCCCCGAGGTCATGCCGTCCTCGACAGCCCCCGAGTGGAGCCTCACCGTCGACAACGCCGCGTCGAGCCCGTACACGCTGCGGATCATGACGTGGTGCGCGGCCCTGGCCACCCCGGTCGTCCTGCTGTACCAGGGCTGGACGTACTGGGTCTTCCGCAAGCGGATCGGGACCCAGCACATCGCCGGTCAGGCGGACGCGCCGGCGGCGGCGTCCTGA
- a CDS encoding cytochrome ubiquinol oxidase subunit I — translation MDLALAPETLARWQFGITTVYHFLFVPLTISLATLTACLQTAWVRTRKEKYLKATKFWGKLFLINIAMGVVTGIVQEFQFGMNWSDYSRFVGDVFGAPLAFEALIAFFFESTFIGLWIFGWDKLPPKLHLATIWTVAVGTVLSAYFILAANSWMQHPVGYRINEETGRAELTDFLHVLTQNTAVAQFAHTITAAFLTGGAFMVGIAAYHLMRRRHVAVMRTSLRLGLITMVAAGMLTALSGDRLAKIMYEQQPMKMAAAEALWDTEGPAPFSLFAVGDVDEGHNTVAVEIPGLLSFLAHDNFSEPVPGINDMNEALAEEHGPGDYRPNIPLAYWSFRWMIGFGMASAALGALGLWLTRRRFLLAPGLRTGEDEPPRLALTPQRELGPVLSGWYWRLALWTMLFPLVANVWGWIFTETGRQPWVVYGLLRTDAAVSPGVSQGEVIISMTVFTLLYAVLAVIEVKLMAKYAKAGPPELTEADLNPPTRIGGGTGPRGGDDDDADADRPMAFSY, via the coding sequence ATGGACCTCGCTCTCGCCCCGGAGACCCTGGCGCGGTGGCAGTTCGGCATCACGACCGTCTACCACTTCCTCTTCGTCCCCCTCACCATCTCCCTGGCCACCCTGACCGCCTGCCTCCAGACGGCGTGGGTGCGCACCCGCAAGGAGAAGTACCTCAAGGCCACCAAGTTCTGGGGCAAGCTGTTCCTGATCAACATCGCGATGGGTGTGGTCACGGGCATCGTGCAGGAGTTCCAGTTCGGCATGAACTGGTCGGACTACTCCCGCTTCGTCGGTGACGTCTTCGGCGCCCCGCTGGCCTTCGAGGCCCTGATCGCCTTCTTCTTCGAGTCGACGTTCATCGGCCTGTGGATCTTCGGCTGGGACAAGCTGCCGCCCAAGCTGCACCTGGCCACGATCTGGACCGTCGCCGTCGGCACCGTGCTCTCGGCCTACTTCATCCTGGCCGCGAACTCCTGGATGCAGCACCCGGTCGGCTACCGCATCAACGAGGAGACCGGCCGCGCCGAGCTGACCGACTTCCTGCACGTCCTCACGCAGAACACCGCGGTCGCGCAGTTCGCCCACACGATCACGGCCGCGTTCCTGACCGGCGGGGCGTTCATGGTCGGCATCGCCGCCTACCACCTCATGCGCCGGCGGCACGTGGCCGTGATGCGCACCTCCCTGCGGCTGGGCCTCATCACCATGGTCGCCGCCGGCATGCTCACCGCCCTCAGCGGCGACCGGCTCGCCAAGATCATGTACGAGCAGCAGCCGATGAAGATGGCCGCCGCCGAGGCCCTGTGGGACACCGAGGGGCCCGCGCCGTTCTCCCTGTTCGCCGTGGGGGACGTGGACGAGGGCCACAACACGGTCGCCGTCGAGATCCCCGGCCTGCTCTCCTTCCTCGCGCACGACAACTTCTCCGAGCCCGTGCCCGGCATCAACGACATGAACGAGGCACTCGCCGAGGAGCACGGACCGGGCGACTACCGGCCCAACATCCCGCTCGCCTACTGGAGCTTCCGCTGGATGATCGGCTTCGGCATGGCCTCGGCCGCGCTCGGCGCGCTCGGCCTGTGGCTCACCCGGCGCCGCTTCCTGCTCGCCCCCGGGCTGCGCACCGGCGAGGACGAACCGCCCCGCCTGGCGTTGACGCCGCAGCGCGAGCTCGGCCCCGTGCTCAGCGGCTGGTACTGGCGGCTGGCGCTGTGGACCATGCTGTTCCCGCTGGTCGCGAACGTGTGGGGCTGGATCTTCACGGAGACCGGACGCCAGCCCTGGGTCGTCTACGGCCTGCTGCGCACCGACGCGGCCGTCTCGCCCGGCGTCTCGCAGGGCGAAGTGATCATCTCCATGACGGTGTTCACGCTGCTGTACGCGGTGCTCGCGGTCATCGAGGTGAAGCTGATGGCCAAGTACGCGAAGGCCGGCCCGCCGGAACTCACCGAGGCCGACCTCAACCCGCCCACCCGCATCGGCGGCGGCACAGGGCCGCGCGGCGGCGATGACGACGACGCGGACGCCGACCGGCCGATGGCGTTCTCCTACTGA
- the hisC gene encoding histidinol-phosphate transaminase has product MSTSSQGPVVPAAVGPRLRAALDGIPAYAPGRPAGTGPRSFKLSSNENPYPPLPGVLEDAVVAAGSLNRYPDMAASALLDGLAAHFGVPAAHLAVGTGSVGVAQQLLQATAGPGDEVMYAWRSFEAYPIITRISGAVPVEVPLTADEGHDLPAMADAITPRTRLIFLCNPNNPTGTALGRAALEAFLDRVPPDVLVVLDEAYREFVRDPEVPDGLDVYRDRPNVCVLRTFSKAYGLAGLRVGFAVAHEPVAAALRKTAVPFGVSQIAQDAALASLRAEPELLKRVDALVEERTRVADGLAAQGWRVPVSQANFVWLRLGERTAAFAAACEEAGVMVRPFAGEGVRITVGEPEANDILLATSARFGALGEQG; this is encoded by the coding sequence ATGAGCACATCTTCTCAGGGCCCCGTGGTGCCGGCGGCCGTGGGCCCTCGGCTGCGCGCAGCGCTCGACGGAATCCCCGCCTACGCCCCGGGCCGGCCGGCCGGCACCGGGCCCCGCTCGTTCAAGCTGTCCTCCAACGAGAACCCGTACCCGCCGCTGCCCGGCGTCCTGGAGGACGCGGTGGTAGCGGCGGGCTCGCTCAACCGCTATCCGGACATGGCCGCCTCGGCCCTGCTCGACGGGCTCGCCGCGCACTTCGGCGTGCCGGCCGCGCACCTGGCGGTCGGCACCGGCTCGGTCGGCGTGGCCCAGCAGCTGCTCCAGGCCACGGCGGGGCCGGGGGACGAGGTGATGTACGCCTGGCGCTCGTTCGAGGCGTACCCGATCATCACCAGGATCTCAGGGGCCGTGCCGGTCGAGGTGCCGCTCACGGCCGACGAGGGCCACGACCTGCCGGCGATGGCCGACGCGATCACGCCGCGCACCCGGCTGATCTTCCTCTGCAACCCGAACAACCCGACCGGCACCGCCCTGGGCCGGGCCGCTCTTGAGGCGTTCCTCGACCGGGTGCCGCCCGACGTGCTCGTGGTGCTCGACGAGGCGTACCGGGAGTTCGTGCGCGACCCCGAGGTGCCCGACGGCCTGGACGTGTACCGCGACCGGCCCAACGTGTGCGTGCTGCGCACCTTCTCCAAGGCGTACGGCCTGGCCGGTCTCCGCGTCGGCTTCGCGGTGGCGCACGAGCCGGTGGCGGCGGCGCTGCGCAAGACGGCGGTGCCGTTCGGGGTGAGCCAGATCGCGCAGGACGCGGCGCTGGCCTCGCTGCGCGCGGAGCCGGAGCTGCTGAAGCGGGTCGACGCCCTGGTGGAGGAGCGGACGCGGGTGGCGGACGGGCTGGCCGCGCAGGGCTGGCGCGTGCCCGTGTCCCAGGCGAACTTCGTGTGGCTGCGGCTCGGCGAGCGCACCGCGGCGTTCGCCGCGGCGTGCGAGGAGGCGGGTGTCATGGTGCGGCCGTTCGCGGGCGAGGGGGTCAGGATCACGGTCGGGGAGCCGGAGGCCAACGACATCCTGCTGGCAACCTCCGCGCGGTTCGGGGCACTTGGGGAACAGGGCTGA
- a CDS encoding LacI family DNA-binding transcriptional regulator, with translation MTAAKHQMTRSSGRRTGGRAGIRDVAAAAGVSITTVSDALNGKGRLPDATRRHVRSVADRLGYRPSAAARTLRTGKSGLIGLTVTTYGDEPFTFTEFAYFAEMARAATSAALARGYALVILPATSRHRDFDVWSNVALDGTVVIDPSDHDPVVAELVRQGIPVVSDGRPGGSLPVTAWVDNDHEAAVAGLLDHLAAAGARRIGLLTGTSTDTYTRLSTTAYLDWCARAGQEPVYEAYPAHDPCASAVAADRLLARPDRPDAVYGLFDPNGTDLLAAARRYGLRVPDDLLLVCCSESSVYATTEPPITTLSLKPGRIGTTVIHLLIDAIEGAPGAGRGTPRVMPTELIVRASSQRRRCPSPRLPHATVTAPLTPPAVDQ, from the coding sequence ATGACAGCAGCGAAGCATCAGATGACCCGGTCCTCCGGCCGCCGCACCGGCGGTCGCGCGGGCATTCGGGATGTCGCGGCAGCCGCGGGGGTCTCGATCACCACGGTCTCCGATGCGCTGAACGGCAAGGGGCGGCTGCCGGACGCCACCCGCCGCCACGTCCGCTCGGTGGCCGACCGCCTCGGCTACCGGCCCTCGGCCGCCGCGCGCACGCTGCGGACCGGCAAGTCGGGGCTGATCGGCCTCACCGTCACCACCTACGGCGACGAACCGTTCACCTTCACGGAGTTCGCCTACTTCGCCGAAATGGCCCGCGCCGCCACCTCCGCCGCGCTCGCCCGCGGATACGCCCTGGTCATCCTGCCCGCGACCTCGCGGCACCGGGACTTCGACGTGTGGTCCAACGTCGCGCTCGACGGCACGGTCGTCATCGACCCGTCCGACCACGACCCGGTCGTCGCCGAGCTGGTCAGGCAGGGCATCCCGGTCGTCTCCGACGGCAGACCGGGCGGCAGCCTGCCGGTCACCGCGTGGGTGGACAACGACCACGAGGCCGCCGTCGCCGGGCTCCTCGACCACCTCGCCGCCGCCGGCGCCCGCCGCATCGGCCTGCTGACCGGCACGAGCACCGACACCTACACGCGGCTGTCGACCACCGCGTACCTCGACTGGTGCGCCCGGGCCGGGCAGGAGCCCGTCTACGAGGCGTACCCGGCGCACGACCCGTGCGCGAGCGCCGTCGCGGCGGACCGGCTGCTGGCCCGCCCCGACCGGCCCGACGCCGTGTACGGCCTGTTCGACCCGAACGGCACCGACCTCCTGGCCGCCGCCCGCAGATACGGGCTGCGCGTGCCGGACGACCTGCTCCTCGTCTGTTGCAGCGAGTCGAGCGTCTACGCGACGACCGAGCCGCCCATCACCACGTTGTCGCTGAAGCCGGGGCGGATCGGCACCACCGTGATCCACCTCCTGATCGACGCCATCGAGGGCGCGCCGGGCGCGGGCCGCGGCACCCCGCGGGTGATGCCGACCGAGCTGATCGTCCGCGCCTCGTCGCAGCGCCGCAGGTGCCCGTCGCCCCGGCTTCCGCACGCCACGGTGACGGCCCCGCTCACACCCCCTGCCGTCGACCAGTAG
- a CDS encoding metallophosphoesterase, with product MTQGAGQGPEAWRDAGQGGPDQPDAVYSPTVPDLPVIDGAGPLYVVGDVHGYLDELRSALRAAGLTDENDSWAAGTARLWFLGDFTDRGPDGVGVIDLVMRLSAEAAAAGGYCKALLGNHELLLIGASRFGDAPVDSAAGTASFQAAWLLNGGQRTDMERLRDHHIQWMSRLDSMALADGHLLLHSDTTAYLDYGDTIDDVNDAIWQALQRNDVEETWDLFRKFTKRFAFRDEAGPQAVRELLDTYGGRRVVHGHSPIPYLTGETGGADGDGGEGVNGAPRVDGPHVYADALAVAMDGGVTMAGKLLVARLPLEG from the coding sequence ATGACTCAGGGGGCCGGCCAGGGACCGGAAGCGTGGCGGGACGCGGGGCAAGGCGGCCCCGACCAGCCGGACGCCGTCTACTCCCCAACGGTGCCCGACCTGCCCGTGATCGACGGCGCCGGCCCGCTGTACGTCGTCGGTGACGTGCACGGATACCTCGACGAGCTGCGGTCCGCGCTGCGTGCGGCGGGCCTGACGGACGAGAACGACAGCTGGGCTGCGGGCACGGCGCGGCTGTGGTTCCTCGGGGACTTCACCGACCGCGGGCCCGACGGCGTCGGCGTGATCGACCTGGTGATGCGGCTGTCCGCGGAGGCCGCGGCGGCCGGCGGGTACTGCAAGGCGCTGCTGGGGAACCACGAGCTGCTGCTGATCGGCGCCAGCCGGTTCGGGGACGCCCCGGTGGACTCGGCGGCCGGTACCGCGTCGTTCCAGGCGGCCTGGCTGCTCAACGGCGGCCAGCGCACGGACATGGAGCGGTTGCGCGATCACCACATCCAGTGGATGTCGCGCCTCGACTCGATGGCTCTGGCGGACGGCCACCTGCTGCTGCACTCCGACACCACGGCCTACCTCGACTACGGCGACACGATCGACGACGTCAACGACGCGATCTGGCAGGCGCTCCAGCGCAACGACGTCGAGGAGACCTGGGACCTGTTCCGCAAGTTCACCAAGCGCTTCGCCTTCCGCGACGAGGCCGGGCCGCAGGCCGTTCGGGAGCTGCTCGACACCTACGGCGGCCGGCGCGTGGTCCACGGCCACAGCCCCATCCCCTACCTCACGGGCGAGACCGGCGGCGCCGACGGGGACGGGGGCGAGGGCGTGAACGGCGCGCCGCGCGTGGACGGGCCGCACGTGTACGCGGACGCCCTGGCCGTCGCGATGGACGGCGGGGTCACCATGGCGGGGAAGCTGCTCGTCGCGCGGCTGCCGCTGGAGGGCTGA
- a CDS encoding Cof-type HAD-IIB family hydrolase: MPTLPRLIATDLDGTLLRNDATVSPRTVAALAAAERAGIHVLFVTGRPARWMGVVSAHVHGHGLAICGNGAAVADLHRGGELVETRPIQPENALAVVHALRRVAPGVSFAVERAGGIHHEPAYPPLTMDVASEVAPVEKLLSPARDRAAHPVLKLLAHHGDLDPDEFLRLGREAAAEHGEFTRSSRSALLEISAPGVSKASTLAQRCRRYGIRPDEVVAFGDMPNDLEMLGWVGTGYAMANAHPAVLAAAHRRTASNEEDGVALVIEELLSRAAG, encoded by the coding sequence GTGCCCACGCTTCCGCGCCTCATCGCCACCGACCTCGACGGCACCCTGCTGCGCAACGACGCGACCGTCTCCCCCCGCACCGTCGCCGCCCTCGCCGCGGCGGAGCGGGCGGGCATCCACGTCCTGTTCGTCACCGGCCGGCCCGCGCGCTGGATGGGCGTGGTCAGCGCGCACGTCCACGGCCACGGCCTCGCCATCTGCGGGAACGGGGCGGCCGTCGCCGACCTGCACCGCGGCGGCGAACTGGTCGAGACCCGCCCCATCCAGCCCGAGAACGCGCTGGCCGTCGTGCACGCGCTGCGCCGCGTCGCGCCCGGCGTGAGCTTCGCGGTCGAACGCGCCGGCGGCATCCACCACGAGCCGGCGTACCCGCCGTTGACCATGGACGTCGCCTCGGAGGTCGCCCCGGTCGAGAAGCTGCTCTCGCCCGCGCGCGACCGCGCGGCGCACCCGGTGCTCAAACTCCTGGCCCACCACGGGGACCTGGACCCGGACGAGTTCCTGCGGCTCGGGCGGGAGGCCGCGGCGGAGCACGGCGAGTTCACCCGGTCGAGCCGCAGCGCGCTGCTGGAGATCAGCGCGCCGGGCGTCAGCAAGGCCAGCACGCTGGCGCAGCGCTGCCGCCGTTACGGCATCAGGCCCGACGAGGTCGTGGCGTTCGGCGACATGCCCAACGACCTGGAGATGCTCGGCTGGGTCGGCACCGGATACGCCATGGCCAACGCCCACCCCGCCGTCCTCGCGGCGGCCCACCGGCGGACCGCGTCCAACGAGGAGGACGGGGTCGCCCTCGTCATCGAGGAGCTGCTGAGCCGCGCGGCCGGCTGA
- a CDS encoding LLM class flavin-dependent oxidoreductase: protein MGASPELPLRLSTVILPIHRWSPDGRRIWRRAEDLGFHAAYTYDHLSWRSFRDRTWFGAVPTLTAAAAVTERIRLGTLVSSPNFRHPVSLAKELMTLDDVSQGRFTLGIGSGGTGFDATALGNEAWPPRERADRFEEFVRLLDRLLSENGSGGVSYQGEFYSAYEVRTVPGCVQRPRLPFAVAATGRRGMRLAARHGQAWVTTGDPKTFDGSAADFMTGLARQVEQLESVCEDAGREPAGLDRILLDASGTPAGIAPLASVDAFVDYAGACAELGFTELVLHWPVPDSVFAADLDVFERVVTEGLPQLAG from the coding sequence ATGGGTGCTTCTCCCGAGCTTCCGCTGCGGCTGTCCACCGTGATCCTGCCGATTCACCGCTGGTCCCCGGACGGTCGGCGGATCTGGCGGCGTGCCGAGGACCTGGGCTTCCACGCGGCCTACACGTACGACCATCTCTCGTGGCGCAGTTTCCGCGACCGCACGTGGTTCGGCGCGGTGCCGACGCTGACGGCCGCCGCGGCCGTCACGGAGCGCATCCGGCTCGGCACGCTGGTCTCCTCGCCGAACTTCCGGCACCCGGTGTCGCTGGCCAAGGAGTTGATGACGCTCGACGACGTGTCGCAGGGCCGGTTCACGCTCGGCATCGGCTCGGGCGGCACGGGCTTCGACGCCACCGCGCTCGGCAACGAGGCGTGGCCGCCGCGGGAGCGGGCCGACCGCTTCGAGGAGTTCGTGCGGCTGCTCGACCGGCTGCTGAGCGAGAACGGCTCGGGCGGCGTCTCGTACCAGGGCGAGTTCTACTCGGCGTACGAGGTCCGCACGGTGCCCGGCTGTGTGCAGCGCCCGCGGCTGCCCTTCGCGGTGGCCGCGACCGGGCGGCGCGGGATGCGGCTGGCCGCGCGGCACGGGCAGGCGTGGGTGACGACGGGTGACCCGAAGACGTTCGACGGCTCGGCCGCCGACTTCATGACCGGCCTGGCCCGGCAGGTCGAGCAGCTGGAGAGCGTGTGCGAGGACGCGGGCCGGGAGCCCGCGGGGCTGGACAGAATTCTGCTCGACGCGAGCGGGACGCCGGCCGGGATCGCCCCGCTGGCCTCGGTCGACGCCTTCGTCGACTACGCGGGCGCGTGCGCCGAGCTGGGATTCACCGAGCTGGTGCTGCACTGGCCGGTGCCCGATTCGGTGTTCGCCGCCGATCTCGACGTGTTCGAGCGCGTGGTCACCGAGGGGCTGCCGCAGCTCGCCGGGTGA
- a CDS encoding class I SAM-dependent methyltransferase has translation MSLLRTTAQPVLRRIDQRIDRKLRKELRDTKDELKRLKEHQHAIEMLLGSDGRRFHRYPTPAQLSAVARQVGEITGEKHARRAVIQAYRTLVEVENRGVGRLAGGTSNILGKLAATPLLKPPNGDVLEIGTLYGLFAGCLARQMLRAGIPYQLTIVDPIAPVQLQEGMEITHDPSATPINEDIVRANLHYAGVLPDRLRLLRGYSTDEAIHAQLAGGKFGVIVVDGDHSAEGVKADLNWVEELAAPGAVVVIDDYDDRVWPGVKEATDEHLAGEGTRLTKIGQVTTSAFLRAE, from the coding sequence ATGAGCCTCCTCCGCACGACAGCGCAGCCCGTACTCAGGCGTATTGACCAGCGCATCGACAGGAAGCTGCGCAAGGAACTGCGCGATACCAAGGACGAGCTGAAGCGTCTCAAGGAGCATCAGCACGCCATCGAGATGCTGCTCGGCAGCGACGGCCGCCGTTTCCACCGCTACCCGACCCCCGCGCAGCTCAGCGCCGTGGCGCGGCAGGTCGGCGAGATCACCGGCGAGAAGCACGCGCGCCGCGCCGTCATCCAGGCGTACCGCACGCTGGTCGAGGTGGAGAACCGCGGGGTGGGCCGCCTGGCCGGCGGCACGTCGAACATCCTGGGCAAGCTCGCCGCCACCCCGCTGCTCAAGCCGCCGAACGGGGACGTGCTGGAGATCGGAACGCTCTACGGCCTGTTCGCCGGCTGCCTGGCGCGCCAGATGCTGCGGGCCGGCATCCCCTACCAGCTGACGATCGTCGACCCGATCGCCCCGGTGCAGCTCCAGGAGGGCATGGAGATCACCCACGACCCCTCCGCGACGCCGATCAACGAGGACATCGTTCGCGCCAATCTGCACTACGCGGGGGTGCTGCCCGACCGGCTGCGCCTGCTGCGCGGCTACTCCACCGACGAGGCGATACACGCGCAGCTCGCCGGCGGGAAGTTCGGCGTCATCGTCGTGGACGGCGACCACTCGGCGGAGGGCGTGAAGGCCGACCTGAACTGGGTCGAGGAGCTGGCCGCCCCGGGCGCCGTCGTCGTCATCGACGACTACGACGACCGCGTGTGGCCGGGCGTGAAGGAGGCGACGGACGAGCACCTGGCGGGCGAGGGCACGCGGCTGACCAAGATCGGGCAGGTCACGACGAGCGCGTTCCTGCGGGCGGAGTGA
- a CDS encoding ABC transporter ATP-binding protein: MIQTESLTKRYPKVTALDRLTVDIGPGVTGLVGANGAGKSTLIKILLGLAPASEGTARVLGKDSAHEGGAIREQVGYMPEHDCLPPDVSATEFVVHMARMAGLPRTSARERTADTLRHVGLHEERYRPMGGYSTGMKQRVKLAQALVHDPRLVLLDEPTNGLDPAGRDEMLGLIRRVHAEFGISVLVTSHLLGELERISDHVVVIDGGKLLRSQSIGGFTGATASLAVEVTDSDAHPDGTRALLDALAARGLAATAGTGHVVHVDASAPDTKAGADADADTDTDADRVYDVVRDTVADLGLGLIRMEQRRHRIAEVFQNDRNDREEVRS, from the coding sequence GTGATTCAGACCGAGAGCCTGACCAAGCGGTACCCCAAAGTGACCGCTTTGGACCGGCTGACCGTAGATATCGGGCCGGGGGTGACCGGTCTTGTCGGCGCCAACGGGGCCGGTAAATCCACCTTGATCAAAATACTGCTCGGGCTCGCCCCCGCGAGCGAGGGCACCGCCCGCGTGCTCGGAAAGGATTCCGCGCACGAGGGCGGTGCCATCCGCGAGCAGGTCGGCTACATGCCCGAGCACGACTGCCTGCCGCCCGACGTGTCGGCGACCGAGTTCGTCGTGCACATGGCCCGCATGGCGGGCCTGCCGCGCACGTCGGCCCGCGAACGCACCGCGGACACGCTGCGGCACGTCGGCCTCCACGAGGAGCGCTACCGCCCGATGGGCGGCTACTCCACGGGCATGAAGCAGCGCGTGAAACTCGCGCAGGCCCTCGTGCACGACCCGCGCCTGGTGCTCCTCGACGAGCCGACGAACGGCCTCGACCCGGCGGGACGCGACGAGATGCTCGGCCTGATCCGCCGCGTCCACGCCGAGTTCGGCATCTCGGTCCTCGTCACCTCCCACCTGCTCGGCGAGCTGGAGCGCATCAGCGACCACGTCGTCGTCATCGACGGCGGCAAGCTGCTGCGTTCCCAGAGCATCGGCGGCTTCACCGGCGCCACGGCCTCCCTCGCCGTCGAGGTCACCGACAGCGACGCGCACCCCGACGGCACCCGGGCCCTGCTCGACGCGCTCGCCGCGCGCGGCCTGGCCGCGACCGCGGGCACCGGCCACGTCGTGCACGTCGACGCGTCCGCCCCGGACACGAAAGCCGGTGCCGATGCCGATGCCGATACCGATACCGACGCCGACCGCGTGTACGACGTCGTCCGCGACACCGTCGCGGACCTCGGCCTCGGCCTGATCCGGATGGAGCAGCGCCGCCACCGCATCGCCGAGGTGTTCCAGAACGACCGGAACGACCGGGAAGAGGTCCGTTCATGA
- a CDS encoding ABC transporter permease subunit produces MTAPAPDARIHDIGYRRYEGERLGALYARRSLFVHSLRGAFGLGRSARSKVLPFGLFAIMCAPAVVMVAVAVFAGLDELPIEYTSYGVFMQPIFGLYLALAAPQMVSLDLRYKTIPLYFSRPITRTDYVVAKSAALVAALFLFVGVPLVIAYAGGLLAELGFADQTSGFARGLLATAVFAVLHAAIGLLIASLTPRRGFGVAAIISVLTIPYFAVLSLMVVADEQGSADAVEWIGLFSPGTLFEGFQAAFLGGELEFPGIDSLSGAAGAVYAVVIIALIALCHVLLARRYRKAG; encoded by the coding sequence ATGACCGCCCCCGCGCCGGACGCGCGCATCCACGACATCGGGTACCGCAGGTACGAGGGCGAACGGCTCGGCGCCCTGTACGCCAGGCGCTCGCTGTTCGTCCACTCGCTGCGCGGGGCGTTCGGCCTCGGCCGTTCCGCGCGCTCCAAGGTGCTGCCCTTCGGCCTGTTCGCCATCATGTGCGCGCCCGCGGTCGTCATGGTCGCGGTCGCGGTGTTCGCGGGCCTGGACGAGCTGCCGATCGAGTACACGTCCTACGGCGTGTTCATGCAGCCGATCTTCGGCCTCTACCTCGCGCTCGCCGCACCGCAGATGGTGTCGCTCGACCTGCGCTACAAGACGATCCCGCTGTACTTCTCCCGCCCCATCACGCGCACCGACTACGTCGTCGCCAAGAGCGCCGCGCTCGTCGCCGCGCTGTTCCTCTTCGTCGGCGTCCCGCTGGTCATCGCCTACGCGGGCGGCCTCCTCGCGGAACTCGGCTTCGCCGACCAGACCAGCGGGTTCGCCCGCGGCCTGCTCGCCACCGCCGTGTTCGCCGTGCTGCACGCCGCGATCGGCCTGCTCATCGCCTCGCTCACGCCGCGCCGCGGCTTCGGCGTCGCGGCGATCATCTCGGTGCTCACGATCCCCTACTTCGCGGTCCTCTCCCTGATGGTCGTGGCCGACGAGCAGGGCAGCGCCGACGCCGTCGAGTGGATCGGCCTCTTCTCGCCCGGCACGCTGTTCGAAGGCTTCCAGGCCGCGTTCCTCGGCGGGGAGCTCGAGTTCCCCGGCATCGACTCGCTCTCGGGCGCCGCGGGTGCCGTGTACGCCGTGGTCATCATCGCCCTCATCGCCCTGTGCCACGTGCTGCTGGCGCGCCGCTACCGGAAGGCGGGCTAA